Within Telopea speciosissima isolate NSW1024214 ecotype Mountain lineage chromosome 8, Tspe_v1, whole genome shotgun sequence, the genomic segment TACACCATACCCTCTCCTTTAGATTCAAATAGGCATGGCTAGACCTCGGGCTCTGATTGATTCATCATATTATAATCATCTGACATAGTAAGTTCAgccattttgttttcttattagacatattttctattttggagaAGGTTCCCTTTGACGCTCGTGTGGAGTTTTAGGTGAAGGAGGAGGTAGAATAGGAAACTTTGTCAAATAAGGGAGTAATTAGGACTTTTTAGAGGGGAGGTGCTATATTGTTTCGGTGGGGGCGTGTAGTTTCGCCCAGACATTGATGTAGTGGggatcttttcccctttctatttATAAAGAAATATTTTTGTGTGAGgatgattttgatcaaattgagctaaaagagccaggagATGCTAATCCTAAGAAAAGTGGGGAgaaaagacatgcttagcttaggccttgtacaAGTATGGTGTCGattagagttgattggagggcaaggggTAAACAATCCTCTACAATGCCCTAATCTTGCGGTGCACTGTAgtaataagggtgtcaattttggaccagaACCGGTAGCTGGACTGAAATCGGTCCACTAGGAACCGGAACcgacccacccaatagcttattggtctggTTTCGGATCTACCGATAAGTTATTGGTCCAGTTCCAGATCTACCAATTAGGAATCGGTGGAATCGATCGAACTAGAATAAATTCACATTCTAACCTTAATTCTTAAGACTTAAGATCATGAGAGCTAAGGTCATGAGAGGTAAGGTcaaacccttttatttttttagttttaattttggctggtaccacttgtctcatatactattttaccaaagatttggcTATCAATTTTTAAGGTCCATTTAGGAATGCTAACTTAAGTAGATACCTTAAACTAATCCTAACTTATGAGGGTGGTGATGTTCCTATTAATTAATACTAAACAAGAGGTAATATAGACTAGTTatgtgatttgagaaaaaaaaatgaatcatatctcaagtGATTGAAATTAatgtcttattataatattattaaatatatgtaatatgtgttagggaatttttttttaaaaaatttgattggactggttggaaccgtttaggaaccggAACTAGcacacccattagttaatgatcccagatctcaagtttggaatcgattagcttattggtccggttctggtCCTGACACCTTAGGACTAGAATCAATAAAGAACCAGACCGATAGcccagaaccggaccaattgacacccctacactGTAGTGCCGGCCTGAGAggtcgacacgtggaagatacAACATCCAACGATGTCGAgctagagaagaaaggaaaaaaaaaaactatcttgCATCAAGCtcgcaccattggatgaagcttcttccacatgTTGAGCTTTCAGGTCTGCATTGTAGTGCACTGTCACATGCCTGCACTgtaaaggattttaatccaaggacaaggatccatgtagtcgatcCCATTAAGTTAGGATAAGACTAAgttgtggttgttgttgttgttgattttGATTAGATTCCTTCAATCTTGTTGTAATGGGTTGTGATTCCTTCTTACACAGAAGCTTCTCTAGCTGCCGAGCAAGAAAGAGCCTACtcgaataagaagaagaaaaagtaactATTGTGCAAATTATGTGGACAGCTGAAAAAGTCCCTCCGATTTGGTAGACTTTGAAAATGGTGGTGTAGAAAAACACATTATCAGACAATGAAAGCATGCTTTGCAAGGATTGTCTGGTAACTTCCCCACTCGAGGTAATCAAACATCTGACGATTCCATAGCCttagaaaattagaaaattcaaaCAACCATCCCACCTCTCACTAAAACTCCAGGTAATCAAGCATGCTTGCTGCTTTCTTCTctgagatttctttctcttgtatttcATGGGTTCTGAACTGTGTTGCAGATACCCTGGCTAGGAAGGCACTGGTTCTGAACTGTATTACAGATACCCTGGCTAGGAGGGCCTGGTTCTGAACTATGTTGTAGATACCCTGGTTAAGAAAGCCCTGTCTCTTTTGTGTAAGACAGTCTGATCAATTTCCATTCTATGGCTTCACGATCTCTGTGTGAATGAAACCTCTAGCCGTACACATATTTGTCCTCAGTAAATTCAGtttttatcaaaaacaaaaaactcctCTAAAACCGGgtttaaattaaaaacaaaaaaaagaagatgttCATCACTTTCACTGATTAAAATTCATAAGTATATTATAGAAGACAAGGAATGCAGGTAGGACACGGGTAGGTTCATTGTCATACACAGCTTTTTTGCTTTTCTGAGAAACTTTGATTTAACGATGGACCCCAATCGAACGGTCAATTTTGATCTTTCCTTTAAAAGATCCCAAAAATGTGTAACCAAACCCGAACTCAACCTATAAACATAcaatcaaatcctccaaaagggagaaaataaaagattttaaaaaaaaaaaatttgggattcCTCATCAACATTCATCTCTGCCGTTCCATCATCCGCGAGAAATCGTCGAAGCACACGAACCCATCCTTATCGGAATCAACACCATCGATCATACGCCTGCAATCCTCCAACGTGCACCGGTCATCCCCAATAGCCAAAAAGCCCCTCAACAGCTCTTCAGCAGAGATCTTTCCGTCACGGTTAGCGTCAAAGAAATCAAACGCATCACGCAGCTCGGAGCCACAAGCCGGGCCAAAAGCCGAGCTGATGGCACCAAACTCCTCCAAAGACACACACCCATCCCCATCCCGATCAACGTCCATCAACATCATAGCCAACTCCTCTTCGCTCTCCGGCTCGAGTCCAAGCCGAGTCAGCAACGCTTCAAGTTCGTGCCTCGTTATCTTACCGTCACCGTCTTTGTCGATGAGCTTAAACGATTGAACCAGCTCGAAGGTCATATCGGCCGACAAATCGGAAAACTTACCCGTTACGATTTGTTGTGGGTGAGAAAGAAGAACGCTTGTAGGTGTAGATGGACCACCAACAACATCTTTCAGGCGAGtcgatgatgaagaagaagactctgaGGAAGAAGATAAAGTGAACGATGAAGGGTCGGACTGGGACAAAGAAGATCTACTCTTCTTTGACATGGAAATGGACCGGAagagggtttttgggtttatcTTCACCAATTGCATGGTGGAAACCAGACTgtgaaaaagatgaagaagaagaagaagaagaagcgaaggaatgaagaagaagaagaaggagaaggacaGAAATTGATtgagaggaaagagaggggaTGGAAGGGTTGTGGAGAGTGCCGCAGTGAGCTTCCACGAAGCTTCGTAGTAGTACCCTTTctttctgttttaattttttgtttttttaaattactgATTTGATTTTTTCTGATATCCGTTGTGCACTGCCCCATGCTTTGTTCCTTCAGAGTAGGAGCGTTCTTTGGTTCTTTTCGGGACGGGGTTCAGTGAACAGTTCTCCTATTGGACCGACCGGACCCAAATGAACCGGCcgacattaaaaaaaatccacgTGGCataagaaaaaaccaaaccggCATCCCCAAAAATCcacatattttattttgttttctttcgtTCTCTTGCTTCTGTTGCGTTCGGGACGGGTTCTTTTCggtctttttttgttgtttactTTTATACTATTGGATTGGCATAAAATCTACGAGTGACAACGTATGAGTTGAGCGCAACACGATGACCGTTCAACCTCAAAACGCTGAATATCAGAATAGTCAATGAAAGAAAAATCTTAACCACCGATTTCCTTCAAAAGAGCTGAGCTCGTGAATAGAAATACATCACCCCTGGCTCTGGCTGAGCTGAGTTACTTCACTTACTTACCTTACCATATTTAATGCTTGGAAAACTATAAATacaatttcaaattaaaatgagggttttattttctctttcttgccCTCCAAAGTCCAATCAGTGATTTAGTTATCGGTATCGAAGATCGTATCGGGTTCTGTCGATATTGATCCGAATTGGTGGTACAGCTATTAGAATAGTTACATGCGGCTGTTGATTctaaaaagaattttcaaaaataataaaaattgttaaaaatCGGTATCAGTCTCTGTCGATATCAATACAAATCAATCGATTCAATCGATCTGATACTGATTTCTAAAACTATGCCTCCATTAAAGTCGTACATCTAGAAATAAATACCACGTCTTTAACAACTACCATATTGTAGTGGTGGATCCCAAGGTCCTCTAgtcacgtgtcaaatttcagtaCATTAAGAGTCTGCCAAGTGGTAAAACAAGGAGATACATGGAGATACATACACAAGAACTATGATAGGGTTGAAAACGGCAGGACTATGATAGGGTGCATGGAGATACATACACAAGAAGGTATGCCTACATATGAGAAGATAAATTGAATCTCGGTATGACATTTGACACGTAGCAAATTCCCATCACTCCCTAAAAATCTAACTGCTAGAATTTTCAAATCACGCTTTTATCATTTacggctctgtttgtttcgacATAAAATTTATGCCAAAACAAACGGAGTCATAGCAAAAAAACACAAGGCATGCTGAACTTTTTTTTGAGTAAGGGGCTGTTGGAATAGTTTTTCCATATTAGTTTAAATTACATATAATACCTATATAATCAGAGTTTCAAAAATCAGATTAGTTGATTCCAAACAATCGACTAATCTTGTTTTCCCCATTATCCAACTTGGCAAATTTGGTGAAGAAAAACCCTAGATGCCTGGAATATATACCAATTACGTGGTAGATCCAGATCTTGCTTTCAAGTTTTTAAAACTTGTATAAAATgttcttatatatatatgaataagTCCAGTTCTTTTAGTCAGATCCCtatggaaaaaataaaacttatgCCAGAAAATACCGAAATATTGGCTCTTCCTTTTAAGGTCACTAAAAGAACTTTTGATGACACAAAAAGATTAATTGAACAAATAAACTTTTCAAACCAATATCTACAAACCATAGGACAACAATTAACTAGGATAGAATGCTTAGTCCAAAGTCCACAAAACTTAAACATCCCTGAAAAGGAAAAAGTTGTAAATAAATCTGAACCATTATTTAAACCATATTCCATATCAAACAAACAATCAAAGGAGCTGAACAAAACTGAATTATTACGAGAAATAGAGTCAAGGCTCAACTCTATAGTAATCCCAGAAACACCCCAAAAATAGGCCACCAGAGCATATTCGAATAATGGAGCAATCCGTACCATAAAGGGATATGATTCAGGATCAACAATTGAATCTGAAAAGGAAGAGCATCGAGCAATAAATTCCATTACTAGTAACTTCAGGACAACAACAAATTACTATCCTAGGCCTACTTTCTCAGACCTCCAACTTGAAGAAAGAGGCTCTTCTTATTAAGCAACATATCAGAGTGGTATCATCTATGAGTGGAATATAGATGGTGCTTTTGATTACAATATAGTAAATAAACTACAAGAAATGCTAATGATAAGTAACACTTACCGAATGAAAGAGACTTCTGATCAGGCTGTTGTTTCCCTAATAATCTCCGGATTCACTGGGCAATTAAAAGGGTGGTGGGATTATGTACTGATAACTTATCAAAAAGATGAAATTATAAATGCAGTCCAAACAACAGAAGAAGGGATACCTATTTTAGAAAACAACCAAAGAGTTGGAGATTCAGTAAACACTTTAATATTCAGTATAGCCAAATATTTCTTAGAAAACCCATCAAGACTCAAAGATAGGACGTCAGAACAATAAACCAATCTAAGATGCAAAAAATTACAAGACTTTAGATGGTATAAGAATACTTTTATGACCAAAGTATTAACAAGAGAAGATGCTAACCTTCCTTGCTGGAAAGAGAAATTTATCACAGGGCTTTCAAATTTGttttctgaaaaaataaaacaaaaactaagaaaagaaaataatggaacAATACCTTATGATGACCTCACATATGGAGACTTGATCAGTTTAGTCCATGAAGAAGGATTAGCTCTTTGTACAGATATTAGACTAAGAAAActaattagaaaagaaaacaagtttTACAAGAAAGAATTAGGAGGATTCTGCGAACAATTCGGATTCGAAACTTTAAAATCTCCATCTTCTCAAACTCATAAGACCAgcaaaaaatacaagaaatttAGAAGAcataattacaaagaaaaaataaatttaccaGAGTCATACAAGAAACCTTACTATAACAAAAAAATCCTTCCAAAAACCTAATAAATCCAAGCAGAACAATAAACAAGAATGTTTTAATTGTGGTAAACCAGGCCATATTGCCAAATATTGTAAGTTAACAAAAAAGATGAACTCCCTAAAAACTGAAGAGATCTAAAAAGATAAAATGCTGAAATTTTTAGCAAGTGAAATAGATACAGAAACGAATTCACGTGATGATGAAAAAATTAATCACATCAGGAGCATTGACAgttcttctgatgatgagggTGATCCAGAGGGATCTCCTTGTAATTGTGATAAATGTGTCATTGGAGAAGATTGTAGCGAAACTAAGTCTATCCGCATTATTAGATCtaacaataattttttcttaaaagaaaTAGATCAAATAGAGAATTTAGATCATAGAAAGGCATATTTAGAACAAGCTAAAGAATCTCTGTTGGAACCAAGTTCTACCACGCAATCTTACGATCTTAATAAGatattcaaaaaatttaatAGTCACAATCAATCATCCAAAATATCAGAGAAAACAAGAATCCAAAATTTAGAAATTACATCCCaagaattaaaagaagaaatcaaaattatTAAAGCATGTACTCctaaagaaaaaacaagatAAACAAAAGTATCTAGAAGAAACTGATAACAATCAAGAAACCGAACAAGAAGAGGACGCTCATAATTTCGTCAGGCTAATACAAAATGTCTCTTACCAAAAGTGGTATATAAAATTACCATTGTAATTTCCTCCTCCCATAAAATTATTGCCATCGCCCTTATTGATACAGGAGCCGAATTAAATTGCATCCAAGAAGGTTTAGTTCCAACTTAATtctttgaaaaaacaaaacaaagattaACAAGTGCGAATGATTCTAATATGATTGTAAATTATATACTTTCAGATGTACACATATGTAACCAAGGTGTTTGTCTTAAGCAAGTATTTATCTTAGTGCAAGATCTAGACACATAAATCATATCAGGACAACCTTTAATAGAACTAATCAAACCTTTCACGGTCAATGATCAAGGATTATCAACTAAAGTtttaggaaagaaaataatcttTAAATTTTTAGAAACAACTCAAACCAAACAAATAGACATGCTTAAAGCTGTAGCAATCAACAAGACCCATAgcataaatttaattattaaaaaagagAAGCATCTAGAATACTTAAAACAAGAAGTAGCACataaaagaattgaagaaagatTAAAAGATAAACTAGTACAACAACAAATAGCAGGGATTAGGACCCAATTTGAACAGAACCTATGCTCTAACTTCCCTGACGCCTTTTGGCACAGAAAGAAATATGTCATAAGACTCCCATATGAACAATATTTTTCTGAGATGAATATACCTACCAAAACAATGCCAATCCAAATAAACCAAGAAGTACAAGAAACTTGCAAGAAAGAAATCCAAGAGCTCCTAGATAAAAAACTAATTAGGAAAAGTAAATCCCCATGGAGTTGTGCAACCTTTTATGTCAATAAAAATGTTGAAATTGAAAGAGGAACACCAAGACTAGTTATTAACTATAAACCTCTAAATGATACTTTATAATGGATAAGATATTCGATTCCTAACAAAAAGACATACTCCAGAAAGTTATCAAGCAAGAATCTTTTTCAAATTCGGTATGAAGTCTGGATTTTGGCAAATCTAAATTCATAAACAAGATAGATATAAAACTACATTTACTATTCCTTTTGGGCATTATGAATGGAATataatgccctttggtttaaagAATGTTCCAAGTGAATTTCAAAATATCATGAATGATATTTTAAACCCTTATGGGAATCATGCCGTTGTTTACATAGATGATGTTCTAATATTTTCAGAATCCATAAAACAACATTTTAAACATCTAAAAACCTTTTACCAAGTGATAAAAAATAGTGGATtagttattttttaaaagaaaatgaaattattCCAAACCAAAATTAGATTTCTAGGACATTATGTTCACCAGGGAACAATCATCCCTATAGAAAGAACAATTGCATTTGTTAAAGCTACGTTTGataaatgtctgaacaaaga encodes:
- the LOC122670602 gene encoding probable calcium-binding protein CML36 — translated: MQLVKINPKTLFRSISMSKKSRSSLSQSDPSSFTLSSSSESSSSSSTRLKDVVGGPSTPTSVLLSHPQQIVTGKFSDLSADMTFELVQSFKLIDKDGDGKITRHELEALLTRLGLEPESEEELAMMLMDVDRDGDGCVSLEEFGAISSAFGPACGSELRDAFDFFDANRDGKISAEELLRGFLAIGDDRCTLEDCRRMIDGVDSDKDGFVCFDDFSRMMERQR